Below is a genomic region from Spirosoma radiotolerans.
GTTACGTTTTTCAGGTGAATATCAAAAATTCGCTTGGCGTATTTCTCCAGATCCGCAATCGGATCATCGCCGTATCGCTTGTCATGTCCCATGTCGAAACAAAGCCCGATGCGCGGGTCAAGATCCTTCACCGCCGTATACACCGATGTGGCACTGGGAAACAATTTGATATCGGGTCCGTGGTTGTGAATCGCATAGCGCATATTGAACTCCTTCACTTTTTTGTCGATATAGGGCAAATCCTCCGGATTGGGAATACCGATAATCAGGTTGACACCCACGCGCTTTGCATAATCGAATCCGTTATCGATTTCCTGCTTCGTTTTCATGTAAATCGGCCCCACGGCGTAGCCTGTTACCCCCGACTGCTTCAGTTTTTCATGAAAGGCCGCAATTTCGTCGGTGGTGCTGGCATAGGGCAGGTGGAAATCTTTGATGCATAGGTAGTGAACGTCCGTTTTTTTCATCATCTCAAGCGCTGGCTCGAGCTTGAAGTTAACGAAACTAAACCCGGCCATCCCCAGCTTGAACAAATCATCGCCGGCTGCGCTGCGCGTTTC
It encodes:
- a CDS encoding sugar phosphate isomerase/epimerase family protein, which translates into the protein MTTRRSFLRNTGSCVALASMTPAIALANTPETRSAAGDDLFKLGMAGFSFVNFKLEPALEMMKKTDVHYLCIKDFHLPYASTTDEIAAFHEKLKQSGVTGYAVGPIYMKTKQEIDNGFDYAKRVGVNLIIGIPNPEDLPYIDKKVKEFNMRYAIHNHGPDIKLFPSATSVYTAVKDLDPRIGLCFDMGHDKRYGDDPIADLEKYAKRIFDIHLKNVTAASKEGTTCELGRGVIDIPAFVAMLRKTKYDGCCSLEYEKDMKDPLAGIAESVGYFKGVCDATKQGKRKA